The [Clostridium] scindens ATCC 35704 nucleotide sequence AGGTTTTCCGACAGAACAGTATTTCGCAATGATCTCAACCTTATCACCAACAACATCGCCGCTTTCCAGATTATTCAGGAACAGCGTTTTGCAAGGATTGCTGTTAATAAGCAACAGACGAATTTCCTGCTCTGCATCTTCCTGGCAAGTGACCGAAATACGATATTGTTTTTCAGATTCATCACCGGCTGTGATTGGATTCAACTTTCTTGCAAGAGGTCGCAGAATCAAGTTGGAGACAATCAAAATACCAGCGGCGGTGATTGCCATTGCATACATCCCTGTACTTGCAAGAATGCCAATGGCAGCTGTACACCATAGCGTTGCCGCAGTATTCATTCCACGCACTGTTCCGCTGTCCTTGAAAATCACACCACTGCACAAAAAACCAACACCAGATATAATACTGCTCCCGACACGAAATACCTGATCCGAGCCATAGAGCATTGGAAACAAGGTAAAGAAACTGGTTCCCATGCAAATTAACACATTGATACGAATACCCGCCGGATGGCCGGTTAGCTGCCGTTCCAATCCAATCAGAAAGCCAAGCACCAAGGAGAGGGAGATTCTTAAAACAAAATCGGTGTAAAACATGTGAATCGCCTCCCTTCGACCACGAACAGTATATAAAAATCGCAAGGAAAATCACATGTCTAAAACCTTGCGATTTCCTTGCGATTTGGCAAGAATTTAGGCGGGCTGAAACCGAAAGTAGTCTCAGTCCGCCTATGTTATAGTTGGTCATTAAATTTGTACCCGATG carries:
- a CDS encoding MgtC/SapB family protein → MFYTDFVLRISLSLVLGFLIGLERQLTGHPAGIRINVLICMGTSFFTLFPMLYGSDQVFRVGSSIISGVGFLCSGVIFKDSGTVRGMNTAATLWCTAAIGILASTGMYAMAITAAGILIVSNLILRPLARKLNPITAGDESEKQYRISVTCQEDAEQEIRLLLINSNPCKTLFLNNLESGDVVGDKVEIIAKYCSVGKPKNNVLEGIVGQALAIPEVVSAGWEVL